In one Achromobacter spanius genomic region, the following are encoded:
- a CDS encoding T6SS effector BTH_I2691 family protein gives MLNLISSFSPLRNQLQTFDIRRLMMSCSRATDVLDPSIIDNTLADAIAQDQPDTAPVLASQLYSNPENHYARNVVALDLKESARRARGFGIVLHDAIGITQQLNSWRNDAYEAVQRYLDKKDDKGIENQRKVLVAQAFTDVKQQFESRSAALEAQHFIDIERARVYDPGMAAGRNWILNDEERERWDNEADQYITQFEDALRAKVQAKLDSGEYQRRFHGKYLSPAKPGQALRVEDMDAELKTFDAVSEAAEAIGAKRAKNHELWLASKQLLTALDFYDDRDLASGWRFAGQTGLCVLGADGCQSTADLIEKWWTGNPNERANLAMRGFALNQTEIQAELQRTLEEARIRAQTEAHDPVLSNDRMIQQVQTGFVAVQQLADLFDKANGLFEALAEAGETNLAGGALAWYSSLARQSLRYGSTGKEWFLHGITRSWLAASISKRATNMRIDELTQLGRSADPKRLRAQIGRNTRFAFATELVDAHRSDFYKLRASSWLLFFEAALIALRVRDMPSDERGVGELIAHGLLAGAAGTEILAAGTGLVLGRYSAASATGRGATVFQGQLKLVGGTLAAVGGVVLMGYDLKDERAATREGKTELALAYRLRLAAALAMVGSQSSIAFAAASPMLKILAERGGKSYAITSIIMAAAKVSAYLGKPAMLVLLRSALLRSTLIGVAATVAIAIFDDDALEKWCKRCTYRGVDYQDNSPHKEMENELADLYGALLEII, from the coding sequence ATGCTGAACTTGATATCCAGCTTCAGCCCGCTACGCAATCAACTGCAAACGTTCGATATCCGGAGATTGATGATGTCGTGCTCGCGGGCAACCGACGTGCTCGATCCCAGCATCATCGACAACACGCTGGCCGATGCCATCGCGCAAGACCAGCCCGACACCGCGCCAGTTCTGGCAAGCCAGTTGTATTCCAATCCTGAAAACCACTACGCGCGCAACGTTGTCGCCCTGGACCTGAAGGAAAGCGCGCGCCGTGCTCGTGGCTTTGGGATCGTGCTGCATGACGCCATCGGGATCACCCAGCAACTCAATAGCTGGCGCAACGACGCCTATGAAGCCGTGCAGCGGTACTTGGACAAGAAGGACGACAAAGGCATCGAGAACCAGCGCAAGGTCTTGGTTGCGCAGGCGTTTACCGACGTCAAGCAGCAGTTCGAATCCCGCTCGGCCGCGCTGGAAGCCCAGCACTTCATCGATATAGAACGCGCCCGGGTCTATGACCCGGGCATGGCGGCGGGCCGCAACTGGATCTTGAACGACGAGGAGCGCGAACGCTGGGACAACGAAGCAGACCAGTACATCACTCAGTTCGAAGACGCCCTGCGCGCCAAGGTGCAGGCCAAGCTGGATAGCGGTGAGTACCAGCGCAGGTTTCACGGTAAATACCTGTCTCCCGCAAAACCTGGGCAAGCGCTGCGTGTGGAAGACATGGACGCGGAGCTGAAAACCTTCGACGCCGTATCGGAGGCCGCCGAAGCCATCGGCGCCAAGCGCGCCAAGAATCACGAACTGTGGCTCGCCAGCAAGCAACTACTGACCGCGCTGGACTTCTACGATGACAGGGATCTGGCCAGCGGCTGGCGCTTCGCGGGCCAGACCGGCTTGTGCGTCCTGGGCGCGGATGGATGCCAGAGCACAGCGGATCTGATCGAAAAGTGGTGGACCGGCAACCCAAACGAACGCGCCAACTTGGCGATGCGTGGTTTTGCGCTGAACCAAACAGAGATTCAAGCGGAATTGCAGCGCACGCTGGAAGAAGCGCGAATTCGAGCGCAAACCGAAGCGCATGACCCCGTCCTATCCAACGACAGGATGATCCAGCAGGTTCAGACGGGGTTCGTCGCGGTTCAACAGCTGGCCGATCTATTCGACAAAGCGAACGGGTTATTTGAAGCGTTGGCGGAAGCCGGAGAAACGAATCTGGCGGGCGGCGCCCTGGCCTGGTATTCCAGCCTGGCCCGCCAATCCCTGCGCTACGGATCGACCGGCAAGGAATGGTTCCTCCACGGCATCACCCGAAGCTGGCTGGCCGCCAGCATCAGCAAGCGCGCCACGAACATGCGCATTGACGAACTGACCCAGTTGGGGCGCAGCGCGGACCCCAAGCGGTTGCGCGCCCAAATTGGCAGGAACACCCGCTTCGCGTTTGCCACGGAACTTGTGGATGCCCATCGCAGTGATTTTTACAAGCTACGCGCCAGCAGCTGGCTGCTGTTCTTTGAAGCGGCCTTGATTGCCTTGCGGGTGCGGGACATGCCCAGCGATGAACGCGGCGTGGGGGAACTGATCGCCCATGGCTTGCTTGCGGGCGCTGCAGGAACGGAGATATTGGCGGCGGGTACGGGGTTGGTGCTGGGGCGTTACAGCGCCGCCAGCGCGACCGGGCGCGGCGCGACGGTTTTTCAGGGGCAACTGAAGCTGGTCGGTGGAACGCTCGCGGCGGTGGGTGGGGTGGTGTTGATGGGGTATGACTTGAAAGACGAGCGAGCCGCAACGCGCGAGGGAAAAACGGAATTGGCTCTGGCGTACCGACTACGGCTTGCGGCCGCGCTTGCGATGGTAGGAAGCCAGTCAAGCATTGCCTTCGCCGCCGCCAGTCCAATGCTGAAGATCCTGGCGGAGCGAGGCGGAAAGTCATACGCGATAACTTCCATCATCATGGCGGCGGCGAAGGTATCCGCGTACCTCGGCAAGCCGGCCATGCTGGTCCTGCTACGCAGTGCACTATTGCGTAGCACGTTGATAGGCGTTGCCGCCACCGTGGCTATAGCCATCTTTGACGACGACGCTTTGGAAAAATGGTGCAAGCGCTGCACCTACCGCGGAGTCGACTACCAAGACAACAGCCCGCATAAGGAAATGGAAAATGAACTGGCCGACCTGTACGGCGCCTTGCTGGAGATAATCTGA
- a CDS encoding GntR family transcriptional regulator has translation MNAITPDALQAEAPDATQSAVAALEEDIVFGRLHPRERLTEDELMARFSMKRHAVRQVLTELELLGVVEKKRNVGAVVRAFSAREVMELYALREVLEVHAASQMPLPVPEARLAALVMVQREHDAAVADGDARRVFRSNQRFHHEFFGLLDNAVLGQAIEEYARRTHPIRFGTLVAPAYRERARQEHWAMIQALRAGDRDALMTICRDHLLPSRDAYLASEQTRLRA, from the coding sequence ATGAACGCCATCACGCCCGACGCCCTGCAAGCAGAGGCCCCCGACGCCACGCAATCCGCGGTGGCAGCCCTGGAAGAAGACATCGTCTTCGGCCGGCTGCACCCGCGCGAACGCCTGACCGAAGACGAGCTGATGGCGCGCTTTTCCATGAAGCGCCATGCCGTGCGGCAAGTGCTGACCGAGCTTGAATTGCTGGGCGTGGTGGAAAAAAAGCGCAACGTCGGCGCGGTCGTGCGGGCATTCTCGGCACGCGAAGTCATGGAGTTGTACGCGCTGCGCGAAGTGCTGGAAGTGCACGCTGCCAGCCAGATGCCGCTACCCGTGCCCGAAGCGCGACTGGCGGCCTTGGTCATGGTGCAACGCGAACACGACGCCGCCGTGGCGGACGGCGACGCGCGCCGCGTGTTCCGCAGCAATCAGCGCTTTCATCACGAATTCTTCGGCCTGCTGGACAACGCCGTGCTGGGTCAGGCCATCGAGGAATACGCCCGCCGCACCCATCCGATCCGCTTCGGCACGCTGGTCGCACCCGCCTACCGCGAACGCGCAAGGCAGGAACACTGGGCCATGATCCAGGCGCTGCGCGCAGGCGACCGCGACGCGCTGATGACAATCTGCCGGGATCATTTGCTGCCTTCAAGAGACGCCTATCTGGCGTCGGAGCAGACGCGGTTACGGGCGTGA
- a CDS encoding LysR family transcriptional regulator, whose protein sequence is MQINLSMRDIDTTLVLGRTLNFRQAAAQLHLSQSALSTQIQRIEEALGVRLFDRTTRTVRLTAAGEVFMQQAATLQAAFRDAIAAVSSITSAEQGQVSVAALPSLAARLLPRVLMSYRQAHPHVALKVRDTLSGPAFDLVRAGEVDFALTAADPQHADLHYVPLMSDSFLLLIPESHALAKSRGPLRWADTATAEHVSMVQPSSVRQYTEWAFLQNRIRFTPAFEAEHLTTIVAMVECGFGVAALPEIAAGAVAQTGIVQRPLIGPVAERSIGLVTSRNRSLSPAAAALVGTLKEYLALQGR, encoded by the coding sequence ATGCAGATCAACCTGTCGATGCGCGACATCGATACCACGCTGGTGCTGGGCCGCACGCTGAATTTTCGTCAGGCGGCGGCGCAATTGCATTTGTCGCAATCGGCGCTGTCCACACAGATACAACGGATAGAAGAGGCTTTGGGCGTGCGCCTGTTCGACCGCACCACGCGCACCGTGCGCCTGACGGCCGCGGGCGAAGTCTTCATGCAGCAGGCCGCGACATTGCAGGCGGCGTTTCGCGACGCCATCGCGGCGGTCAGCAGCATTACCAGCGCCGAGCAGGGGCAGGTGTCGGTCGCCGCGCTGCCCTCGCTTGCCGCCCGCTTGCTGCCGCGCGTGCTGATGAGCTATCGCCAGGCGCACCCGCATGTCGCCCTGAAAGTGCGCGACACCTTGTCGGGCCCGGCCTTCGACCTGGTGCGCGCGGGCGAAGTCGACTTCGCGCTCACCGCCGCCGACCCGCAGCACGCCGACCTGCACTATGTGCCGCTGATGTCCGACAGCTTCTTGCTGCTGATTCCGGAGTCGCATGCACTGGCCAAGTCGCGCGGCCCGCTGCGCTGGGCCGACACCGCCACGGCCGAGCATGTGTCGATGGTGCAGCCCAGCAGCGTACGGCAATACACCGAATGGGCGTTCTTGCAGAACCGCATCCGCTTCACGCCCGCGTTTGAAGCCGAGCACCTGACGACCATCGTGGCCATGGTCGAATGCGGCTTCGGCGTGGCCGCACTGCCCGAGATCGCGGCGGGCGCCGTGGCGCAGACGGGGATCGTGCAACGCCCGCTGATCGGGCCGGTGGCGGAAAGATCGATTGGCTTGGTCACGTCACGCAATCGCAGCTTGTCGCCGGCGGCGGCGGCGTTGGTGGGAACGTTGAAGGAGTATCTGGCGTTGCAGGGGCGGTGA
- a CDS encoding type VI secretion system Vgr family protein produces MTHQCDLRFSFGVVGGLDFELVEFTLDEALSEPFRLDLELASDDASIDFARILDQPALLTIWRGDTPVRYVHGVVSRFEQGTTGFRRTRYRATVEPLLARAGLCSDWRIFQQLSVPEILQLVLKEHGILDYEQTITHEHLAREYCVQAGDTDLHFLERLAREEGFFYAFHHHAKGHRLVHSDRLHIHGRIDGDAVRYQPAPGGDQPEPALRRLSYAEQVRTARQTQRDYTYSHPRYAQEHSRDGSDLQHQHAHYERYDYPGRYKRDEAGKPFTENRLRGLRRDARVATVEGDDPRLIPGLSFELVGHPRSDLNQGWRPIRMRHHGVQHTSQQEDGADAQLGTRYGYTAELVSKHAEWRAAPLPKPRIDGPQIATVTGPAGEEIYCDSYGRVKVQFPWDRLGKHDEHSSCWIRVSQNWAGATWGHIAIPRIGQEVIVNYLDGDADQPVITGRTHMALQLPPYELPRHKTRMTIKSQTHKGQGYNELRFEDERDQEEIYIHAQKDQNIHVNHDESTFVGHDRSEKVENDETIVIGHDREDTVGNDERADIGQDRRHRIGQDDLLEIVRDHTIITGKDRTEEVGNNRRDKTFANHWVETGGHVEHQVQGHHRIEAGHAIDRETPIYRLHTRERIVLQSPGGSITLDEGGITLDGVAINIKGPLSQQGVGAGLPLNIDGTPNLDEPICLSCWIKAAKERTALMKVSP; encoded by the coding sequence GTGACTCATCAATGCGACCTGCGTTTTAGTTTCGGCGTTGTCGGCGGCTTGGATTTCGAGCTTGTCGAATTCACGCTGGATGAGGCGCTTTCCGAACCGTTTCGCCTGGACCTGGAACTGGCCAGCGATGATGCGTCGATCGACTTTGCCCGGATCCTGGATCAACCCGCGCTGCTGACCATTTGGCGCGGCGACACCCCGGTGCGCTATGTGCACGGCGTGGTGTCCCGCTTCGAGCAAGGCACGACCGGCTTTCGCCGCACGCGCTATCGCGCCACCGTTGAACCGCTGCTGGCCCGCGCAGGCCTGTGTTCCGATTGGCGGATCTTTCAGCAGTTGTCCGTGCCCGAGATTCTGCAACTCGTGCTGAAAGAGCACGGCATCCTCGACTACGAGCAGACGATTACGCACGAGCACCTGGCGCGTGAATATTGCGTACAGGCGGGCGACACGGACCTGCACTTTCTTGAACGCCTGGCCCGCGAAGAAGGATTTTTCTACGCCTTTCATCACCACGCCAAGGGCCACCGGCTGGTGCACAGCGACCGCCTGCACATACACGGCCGCATTGACGGGGATGCCGTGCGTTATCAACCCGCGCCCGGCGGCGACCAACCCGAACCCGCGCTACGGCGGCTTTCCTATGCCGAGCAAGTCCGTACCGCTCGGCAGACCCAGCGCGACTACACCTACAGCCATCCGCGATACGCCCAGGAACACAGCCGCGACGGCAGCGACCTGCAACATCAGCACGCCCACTACGAACGTTACGACTACCCGGGTCGCTACAAGCGCGACGAAGCGGGCAAACCCTTTACTGAAAACCGACTGCGTGGCCTGCGGCGGGACGCGCGCGTTGCAACCGTCGAAGGCGACGACCCGCGCCTGATTCCTGGGCTGTCCTTCGAACTCGTCGGCCATCCGCGCAGCGACCTCAACCAAGGCTGGCGCCCGATACGCATGCGCCATCACGGCGTCCAGCACACCAGCCAGCAAGAAGACGGCGCCGACGCCCAACTCGGCACGCGCTACGGCTACACCGCGGAACTTGTGTCCAAGCATGCCGAATGGCGAGCCGCGCCCTTACCCAAACCCAGGATCGACGGGCCGCAGATCGCCACGGTGACGGGCCCCGCTGGCGAGGAAATCTATTGCGACAGCTATGGACGAGTCAAGGTGCAATTTCCCTGGGACCGCCTGGGCAAGCATGACGAGCACAGCTCCTGTTGGATACGCGTGTCGCAGAACTGGGCGGGCGCCACTTGGGGTCACATCGCGATACCTCGGATCGGACAGGAAGTCATCGTGAACTATCTGGACGGCGACGCGGACCAGCCGGTCATCACCGGCAGAACGCACATGGCGCTGCAACTGCCGCCCTATGAACTACCGCGCCACAAGACACGCATGACCATCAAGAGCCAGACCCACAAGGGCCAGGGCTATAACGAGCTGCGCTTTGAAGACGAACGCGACCAGGAAGAAATCTACATCCACGCGCAGAAGGATCAGAACATTCACGTCAATCACGACGAAAGCACGTTTGTCGGGCATGACCGCAGTGAAAAAGTAGAAAACGACGAAACCATCGTGATCGGCCACGATCGTGAAGACACCGTGGGCAATGATGAACGCGCAGACATCGGCCAAGACCGACGCCACCGCATCGGCCAGGACGACCTGCTGGAGATCGTGCGCGACCACACCATCATTACTGGCAAGGACCGTACGGAAGAGGTCGGCAACAACCGTCGCGACAAGACGTTTGCCAATCACTGGGTAGAAACGGGCGGCCACGTCGAGCACCAGGTGCAGGGCCATCACCGTATTGAAGCCGGTCATGCCATTGACCGGGAAACCCCCATCTACCGCCTGCATACCCGCGAGCGAATCGTGCTGCAAAGCCCTGGCGGGTCCATCACCCTGGACGAGGGCGGCATCACGCTGGATGGCGTGGCGATCAACATCAAGGGGCCGCTCAGTCAGCAGGGTGTCGGCGCCGGGCTGCCCCTGAACATCGACGGCACGCCAAACCTGGACGAACCCATTTGCCTGAGCTGCTGGATCAAGGCCGCAAAAGAACGCACCGCCCTGATGAAGGTAAGCCCATGA
- a CDS encoding AbrB/MazE/SpoVT family DNA-binding domain-containing protein — MRVVKFGSGLALRLPDNVVDTLNLKEGDDVEIHVKDDRRFEVRKTVDEEDVLIRLRKFRGKLPADFIFNRDEANCRGW, encoded by the coding sequence ATGCGAGTCGTCAAGTTCGGTAGCGGCCTGGCTTTACGCCTGCCCGACAACGTGGTCGATACGTTGAACCTGAAAGAGGGCGATGATGTTGAAATCCACGTCAAGGATGATCGCCGTTTCGAAGTGCGCAAGACCGTCGACGAGGAAGATGTGCTGATCAGGTTGCGTAAATTCCGTGGGAAGCTACCCGCGGATTTCATCTTCAATCGCGACGAAGCGAACTGCCGCGGTTGGTAA
- a CDS encoding 3-keto-5-aminohexanoate cleavage protein, with the protein MNASVLPRAALADSPVIITVAPNGAYKKAADHPAVPLTADDLAREARACLDAGAGMMHMHVRKPDGSHLLDATAYRDALAAVDRAVGRELLVQVTSEAAGVYKAAEQIALVRELQPEAVSIGLREIAVPDIPEAELAAFLAWLAERRIMTQIILYDEGDVQRWLSLRARGLVPPGAWSVLFVLGRYSAGQTSSAYDLLPFLAAYDQSLPWAVCAFGPEENACVTTAAAFGGHMRVGFENNLKLRDGGIAPDNAALVRQAADGARALGRPIASAADARRIYGAIA; encoded by the coding sequence TTGAACGCTTCTGTCTTGCCGCGCGCCGCGCTGGCCGACTCCCCCGTCATCATCACCGTGGCGCCCAATGGCGCCTACAAGAAAGCCGCCGACCATCCTGCCGTGCCGCTGACCGCCGACGACCTGGCGCGTGAAGCCCGCGCCTGCCTGGATGCGGGCGCCGGCATGATGCACATGCATGTGCGCAAGCCGGACGGCAGCCATTTGCTGGACGCCACCGCCTACCGCGACGCGCTGGCCGCCGTGGACCGCGCCGTGGGCCGCGAATTGCTGGTGCAGGTCACCAGTGAAGCCGCTGGCGTGTACAAGGCGGCCGAGCAGATTGCGCTGGTGCGCGAATTGCAGCCGGAAGCCGTGTCGATCGGCCTGCGTGAAATTGCCGTGCCGGACATTCCGGAGGCGGAACTGGCGGCGTTCCTGGCGTGGTTGGCCGAGCGCCGCATCATGACGCAGATCATCCTGTACGACGAAGGCGACGTGCAGCGCTGGCTGTCACTGCGCGCCCGCGGGCTGGTGCCGCCGGGCGCGTGGTCGGTGCTGTTCGTGCTGGGCCGCTACAGCGCGGGCCAGACCTCGTCGGCGTATGACTTGCTGCCGTTCCTGGCCGCGTACGACCAGTCGTTGCCCTGGGCGGTATGCGCGTTCGGCCCCGAGGAAAACGCCTGCGTGACGACGGCGGCGGCGTTTGGCGGCCACATGCGCGTGGGCTTTGAAAACAACCTGAAGCTGCGCGACGGCGGCATCGCACCGGACAACGCCGCGCTGGTGCGCC
- a CDS encoding toxin VasX — translation MTTPTLESLVPQILRIADRTRCDAGPSAVVACKSEVAILPLRYAVLTDADPALEALAPALPPHLASGLPPLQGEHARYAVRTMRRGYLYLFTKRFRNDWSCESAYRTYDSGLLKRVFPYAPSASNTSRSMNGQPACTTCTARPRAARVAGPFA, via the coding sequence ATGACGACGCCCACCCTTGAGTCCCTGGTGCCGCAAATCCTGCGCATCGCCGACAGAACCCGTTGCGACGCCGGCCCCAGCGCGGTCGTCGCGTGCAAGAGCGAAGTCGCCATCCTGCCCTTGCGCTACGCCGTCCTGACCGACGCCGACCCGGCGCTTGAAGCCTTGGCGCCAGCGCTGCCGCCTCACCTTGCGTCCGGGTTACCGCCACTCCAAGGCGAGCACGCGCGCTATGCCGTACGCACGATGCGCAGGGGTTATCTCTACCTGTTCACGAAACGATTCCGGAACGACTGGTCCTGCGAAAGCGCCTACCGCACTTATGACAGCGGGCTGTTGAAGCGTGTATTTCCCTATGCCCCCAGCGCTTCGAACACGAGCCGCTCTATGAACGGCCAGCCAGCGTGCACGACCTGCACGGCTCGGCCGAGAGCGGCCCGGGTGGCTGGACCCTTTGCTTGA
- a CDS encoding 3-hydroxyacyl-CoA dehydrogenase family protein, whose protein sequence is MQTDATALPNPGAAHAVVVGGGTMGADVAVVLTRAACRTIVIESNTERALGLPARLAENLKTIGREANAALLSTAASLDEVDWSTVNLVIECIPERLDIKQALFADLARRARPDAILASNSSSFPISAISQGLDTRGRMLGLHFFMPAHLVPLVEVVLGEASDNACADSLIAFMRRCGSVPVKVKQDLPGFLANRLQHALSREAFDLIDRGIASPEDVDAAVRFGFGFRFLAAGPVMQRDHAGIDVHAAAGATMYPTFCNADHPARCLTERAADGRHGMKAGEGFYAWTPETIAAERARYDRLLRAGLDLINPELPEIQP, encoded by the coding sequence ATGCAGACGGACGCAACGGCGCTGCCCAACCCGGGCGCGGCGCATGCAGTGGTGGTGGGCGGCGGCACGATGGGCGCCGACGTGGCGGTGGTGCTGACCCGCGCTGCCTGCCGCACCATCGTGATCGAATCCAATACCGAACGCGCTTTGGGCCTGCCTGCGCGCTTGGCCGAAAATCTGAAGACCATCGGGCGCGAGGCCAACGCCGCGCTGCTGAGCACGGCCGCCAGCCTGGACGAGGTGGACTGGTCCACGGTGAATCTCGTCATCGAATGCATTCCCGAACGGTTGGACATCAAGCAGGCGCTGTTCGCGGACCTGGCGCGGCGCGCGCGTCCCGATGCGATCCTGGCCAGCAATAGCTCCAGCTTTCCGATCAGCGCCATCAGCCAGGGCCTGGACACGCGCGGCCGCATGTTGGGCCTGCATTTCTTCATGCCCGCGCATCTGGTGCCCTTGGTGGAAGTGGTGCTGGGCGAAGCCAGCGACAACGCCTGCGCGGATTCCTTGATTGCCTTCATGCGCCGTTGCGGCAGCGTGCCGGTCAAGGTCAAGCAGGACCTGCCCGGCTTCCTGGCCAACCGCTTGCAGCATGCGCTGTCGCGCGAAGCGTTCGACCTGATCGACCGGGGCATTGCGTCTCCGGAAGACGTGGACGCCGCGGTGCGCTTCGGTTTTGGCTTTCGCTTTTTGGCCGCCGGCCCCGTCATGCAGCGGGACCACGCCGGCATCGACGTGCACGCCGCCGCGGGCGCCACGATGTACCCCACGTTCTGCAACGCCGACCACCCCGCGCGCTGCCTGACCGAACGCGCCGCCGATGGCCGCCACGGCATGAAGGCGGGCGAAGGCTTCTACGCCTGGACGCCCGAGACCATTGCCGCCGAACGCGCGCGCTACGACCGCCTGCTGCGCGCCGGCCTAGACCTCATCAACCCGGAATTGCCGGAGATCCAGCCTTGA
- a CDS encoding DUF4123 domain-containing protein, producing MIPQQLQRALEEDIHAAPAGQARYLMVLIDMARLSDAQRDMIQHDMPGRMHPLLLHPDFLALRPLGAMLVGPDDSSPKSRDALRSIAGAYDTDIVQAWITSVLCPADLATHLSQACFALGNDGERYLLRYYDPLITPVLYRTADAAWVASVFAPVVSWWFAGANIQHPQWHRIPGSANARCRSPSPLVLTEALWNALAGDPLPHRLLDELEQVSPDVFSTQCRGVRLAQIRSHHASANQIGLNRHDDLVAYVFTALSRPAASLQTDRAWQHALQQAVAGEAPLAVTTPIPMPRNRTSR from the coding sequence ATGATTCCGCAGCAACTGCAACGCGCGTTGGAGGAAGACATCCACGCCGCGCCGGCCGGACAAGCGCGGTACCTGATGGTGCTGATCGATATGGCGCGGTTATCGGATGCCCAGCGCGACATGATCCAGCACGACATGCCCGGCCGGATGCATCCTCTGCTGCTGCACCCCGATTTCCTGGCCTTGCGACCGCTGGGTGCAATGCTGGTGGGGCCTGACGACAGCAGTCCCAAGTCGCGGGATGCCCTGCGGTCGATCGCGGGCGCCTACGACACCGACATCGTCCAGGCCTGGATCACCAGCGTTCTCTGCCCTGCCGACCTGGCCACCCATCTGAGCCAGGCCTGTTTCGCGCTAGGCAATGACGGCGAACGTTACCTGCTGCGCTATTACGACCCCTTGATCACACCCGTTTTGTACCGTACGGCCGATGCTGCCTGGGTCGCCAGCGTCTTCGCGCCGGTCGTTTCATGGTGGTTCGCGGGCGCCAACATCCAGCACCCGCAATGGCACCGCATTCCGGGCAGTGCAAACGCACGCTGCCGGTCACCCAGCCCGCTGGTGCTGACAGAAGCGCTGTGGAACGCCCTGGCGGGCGACCCGCTTCCCCACCGACTGCTGGACGAGCTTGAACAAGTGTCGCCAGACGTTTTCTCCACGCAATGTCGTGGCGTCCGACTGGCGCAGATCCGGTCGCATCATGCCTCGGCGAATCAGATTGGGCTGAACCGCCACGACGATCTGGTTGCCTACGTATTCACGGCACTGTCGCGGCCGGCGGCCAGCCTGCAAACCGACCGCGCATGGCAACACGCGCTACAGCAGGCTGTTGCTGGCGAAGCGCCGCTAGCCGTCACTACTCCGATTCCCATGCCACGCAACAGGACTTCCCGATGA